In Acidimicrobiia bacterium, one genomic interval encodes:
- the chrA gene encoding chromate efflux transporter yields the protein MVTIAREWGRIGCTGFGGPPAHIALLRTLCVDDRHWLSAREFEDGIAATNLLPGPASTQLAIFCAWRLGGSVGAVLGGLCFIIPGLVLILVLGALFLASSPPLWVQGAAAGAGAAVPAVAVHAAARLMPASWERAEGSTGARTRWVCYLLLGGAAAATVGPYLVLILGACGLTEAIAETHAHPRPPGHAMLFPHSLAVASAAVGGLGALAWVALKVGALSYGGGFVIIPLMQHDAVDAYHWMTNAGFLNAVALGQITPGPVVLTVAVVGYAAAGVGGGVLAACIAFAPSFIFVIGGGPHFDRLRESRGVQAFLTGAGAAAIGAITGAAIPLARALAEPWQFGVLALAAVWLVLLRKNVVVALLASGLLGVVVALAGVPISP from the coding sequence TTGGTGACGATCGCGCGCGAGTGGGGCCGGATCGGCTGCACCGGCTTCGGCGGGCCGCCCGCGCACATCGCGCTGTTGCGCACGCTGTGCGTCGACGACCGCCACTGGCTGTCGGCACGCGAGTTCGAGGATGGCATTGCGGCGACGAACCTCCTGCCGGGACCGGCGTCGACCCAGTTGGCCATCTTCTGCGCGTGGCGGCTCGGCGGCTCTGTGGGAGCGGTCCTCGGCGGACTGTGCTTCATCATCCCGGGCCTCGTCCTGATCCTCGTACTTGGGGCGCTGTTCCTGGCCTCGAGCCCACCACTCTGGGTCCAGGGCGCCGCGGCCGGCGCCGGCGCCGCCGTTCCCGCGGTTGCCGTGCACGCCGCAGCCCGATTGATGCCCGCGAGCTGGGAACGAGCGGAGGGCAGCACCGGCGCCCGCACGCGCTGGGTTTGCTACTTGCTACTGGGCGGGGCGGCGGCGGCCACCGTCGGTCCCTACCTCGTGCTGATCCTGGGCGCGTGTGGTCTGACCGAGGCGATCGCCGAGACACACGCGCACCCCCGACCTCCGGGCCATGCCATGTTGTTCCCGCACTCGCTCGCAGTCGCGAGCGCGGCGGTCGGCGGTCTCGGCGCGCTTGCCTGGGTGGCACTGAAGGTCGGAGCCCTCTCGTATGGCGGCGGGTTCGTGATCATCCCGCTCATGCAGCACGACGCGGTCGACGCATACCACTGGATGACGAACGCGGGGTTCCTCAACGCCGTCGCGCTCGGACAGATCACGCCGGGCCCTGTCGTACTCACCGTCGCGGTCGTCGGCTACGCGGCCGCCGGTGTCGGCGGTGGCGTCCTCGCCGCATGCATCGCCTTCGCGCCCTCGTTCATCTTCGTCATCGGTGGCGGTCCCCACTTCGACCGGCTGCGGGAGAGCCGCGGCGTGCAAGCGTTCCTGACCGGCGCCGGCGCCGCGGCCATCGGAGCGATCACCGGGGCAGCCATCCCCCTCGCGCGGGCACTCGCCGAACCGTGGCAATTCGGCGTCCTCGCGCTCGCGGCCGTCTGGCTCGTGCTGCTCCGCAAGAACGTCGTCGTCGCGCTCCTCGCGTCCGGACTGCTCGGCGTGGTCGTCGCACTCGCGGGCGTGCCGATCAGTCCCTGA
- a CDS encoding nitroreductase family protein — MDGDELGAFEVMHTARAMRWLKPDPVPPELIRQILEAAVAAPNGGNRQAWGFIVVTDPAIKAAVQQYYAKAFEAASQMYTSSPPPPGMTGAQYARQHKGVEHLTEHFHEAPVWIVACIDHGGRPNASTGASVYPAVQNILLAARALGLGATLTTRHTMYAAEVDAIFALPELVTALAIVPIGYPDRGFSRVRRGPIDDVVYQDRWGQPYGGRAPTG, encoded by the coding sequence GTGGATGGTGACGAGCTCGGCGCCTTCGAGGTGATGCACACCGCTCGCGCGATGCGGTGGCTCAAGCCCGATCCGGTGCCACCCGAGCTGATCCGGCAGATTCTCGAGGCGGCCGTCGCCGCTCCCAACGGAGGCAACCGTCAGGCGTGGGGCTTCATCGTGGTCACCGACCCCGCGATCAAGGCCGCCGTGCAGCAGTACTACGCGAAGGCGTTCGAAGCGGCGTCGCAGATGTACACGTCATCGCCGCCGCCACCGGGCATGACCGGCGCGCAGTACGCACGTCAGCACAAAGGTGTGGAGCATCTCACTGAGCACTTCCACGAGGCGCCGGTCTGGATCGTCGCGTGCATCGACCACGGCGGACGTCCGAACGCGTCGACCGGTGCGTCGGTGTATCCGGCGGTCCAGAACATCCTGCTCGCCGCGCGAGCGCTCGGCCTGGGCGCGACACTCACGACGCGCCACACCATGTACGCGGCCGAGGTCGACGCGATCTTCGCGTTGCCCGAGCTTGTCACCGCGCTGGCGATCGTGCCGATCGGCTATCCGGACCGCGGCTTCAGCCGCGTCCGGCGCGGCCCGATCGACGACGTCGTGTACCAGGACCGGTGGGGCCAGCCGTACGGCGGGCGCGCGCCCACCGGGTGA
- a CDS encoding amidohydrolase family protein: MTVPAGIAVIDTMIGLPSVERRDWYESMSDVLRDEGSKTFRHPAGYMFKDTPTVRREPDSIDQLLHEMDRFGIERGLVPVALTDELHVRAISEHPDRLHGSVELDPNLGMEAIRELERAVGDHGVIAAQFFPAGKNPPVPINDRRAYPIYAKCVELDIPVFVQAGVPGPRVPMDSQYPGLVDEVCYDFPELRFVFRHGCEPWIDLTVKLLLKWPNLYYSTTAFAPKYYPEAIVQYANTRGADKIIYGGYYPWGFELERTFQELAGVPFKAEVWPKFLRANAARVLHLPE, from the coding sequence ATGACCGTGCCGGCCGGCATCGCGGTGATCGACACGATGATCGGCCTACCCAGCGTCGAGCGCCGCGACTGGTACGAGTCCATGTCCGACGTTCTGCGCGACGAGGGCAGTAAGACGTTCCGGCACCCGGCGGGCTACATGTTCAAGGACACGCCCACCGTCCGCCGCGAGCCCGACAGCATCGACCAGCTCCTCCACGAGATGGACCGCTTCGGGATCGAGCGCGGCCTCGTCCCGGTCGCCCTCACCGACGAACTGCACGTACGGGCGATCTCCGAGCACCCCGACCGGCTCCACGGCTCCGTGGAGCTCGATCCCAACCTCGGCATGGAGGCGATCCGTGAGCTCGAACGGGCTGTCGGCGACCACGGCGTGATCGCGGCCCAGTTCTTCCCCGCGGGCAAGAACCCGCCGGTGCCGATCAACGACAGGCGGGCCTACCCCATCTACGCCAAGTGCGTGGAGCTCGACATCCCGGTGTTCGTGCAGGCCGGAGTACCCGGCCCGAGGGTGCCGATGGACAGCCAGTACCCGGGGCTCGTCGACGAGGTCTGCTACGACTTCCCGGAGCTGCGATTCGTGTTCCGCCACGGGTGCGAGCCCTGGATCGACCTCACCGTCAAGCTCCTGCTGAAGTGGCCGAACCTCTATTACTCGACCACGGCGTTCGCCCCGAAGTACTACCCCGAAGCGATTGTGCAGTACGCGAATACGCGCGGCGCCGACAAGATCATCTACGGCGGGTACTACCCCTGGGGCTTCGAGCTCGAGCGGACCTTCCAGGAGCTCGCCGGCGTGCCGTTCAAGGCCGAGGTATGGCCCAAGTTCCTGCGCGCCAACGCCGCTCGCGTGCTGCACCTCCCGGAGTGA
- a CDS encoding enoyl-CoA hydratase-related protein — MTVPATEEVIYEVEPTGVAWLTLNRPDAGNALTREQRRRILDRLEEAGGDLGVRAIVLTASGERHFCTGGDLRVATQAEEPEHPGAPDRPIGTVMRGLESSLGAQRLIAALQDCPKPIIAAVNGTAAGLGAHVAFSCDLVIAADTARFIEIFVRRGLLPDGGGAYLLTRLVGPQKAKELFFFGDDVPAEEAQRIGLVNRVVPAAELRDRAREWAERLAAGPTVAISLTKRLVNSALESERGAAFRAEALALEVGMQAVDSNEGVRAFVERRPTEFVGW; from the coding sequence ATGACCGTGCCCGCGACCGAAGAGGTGATCTACGAGGTCGAGCCGACCGGCGTGGCGTGGCTCACGCTCAACCGGCCCGACGCCGGCAACGCGTTGACGCGTGAGCAACGCCGCCGCATCCTCGATCGCCTCGAGGAGGCGGGCGGCGATCTCGGCGTGCGGGCGATCGTGCTCACCGCGAGTGGCGAGCGGCATTTCTGCACCGGCGGTGACCTTCGCGTCGCAACCCAAGCGGAGGAACCCGAGCACCCGGGCGCGCCCGACCGCCCCATCGGCACGGTGATGCGGGGTCTCGAGAGCAGCCTCGGCGCGCAGCGGCTCATCGCCGCGTTGCAGGACTGCCCGAAGCCGATCATCGCCGCGGTCAACGGCACCGCCGCGGGCCTCGGCGCCCACGTGGCCTTCTCGTGCGACCTCGTGATCGCGGCCGACACTGCCCGCTTCATCGAGATCTTCGTGCGCCGCGGCCTGCTGCCCGACGGCGGGGGCGCCTACCTGCTCACGCGGCTGGTCGGTCCGCAGAAGGCCAAGGAGCTGTTCTTCTTCGGTGACGACGTGCCCGCCGAAGAAGCGCAGCGCATCGGACTGGTCAACCGGGTGGTGCCGGCGGCCGAGCTGCGCGACCGGGCTCGCGAGTGGGCGGAACGCCTCGCGGCGGGCCCGACGGTGGCGATCTCGCTCACCAAGCGGCTGGTGAACTCGGCGCTCGAGAGCGAGCGTGGCGCGGCGTTCCGGGCCGAGGCGCTCGCGCTCGAAGTTGGCATGCAGGCCGTCGACAGCAACGAGGGAGTGCGCGCGTTCGTCGAGCGCAGGCCCACTGAGTTCGTGGGTTGGTGA